A segment of the Zingiber officinale cultivar Zhangliang chromosome 8B, Zo_v1.1, whole genome shotgun sequence genome:
ATCATGGATTAAGCAATAACCTAAAGCAGAAATTACattaaatcagatttaaatttgatttatttaactTAATCGATCAGATTTTAATCATAGATTGATTTGCTCAAATTAAATCAGATTCTTTTTAATTACTCTAACCACAGTTAGATTATTTTAAATAGACTTTTAAATCTGATGTTATTAACTAaagttaattatattaattaaagttgagttaataaaaataaaaattgattaaaattgcAATCTTGTAATTTTCACAatatttatgattttaatttttttcctgaTTCTTCCATAATGGCAAAACCTAAGTTTGTCAAGTTTCTGACTCTAATTCTGATGCCAATATTGATGCTGTCAATCAAAGAACTATCAAATATTGATTACCATACATATCTTATTATGCTTACCAGAGATGTCTAGTGTCATGACCAGGTTAGATTCACTACAACTATTCTACCTAATAGAATTTCAAGATTGGTACATGAAACATTGAATTTACTAAGATTTCAAGATTATCAAACACTGGACTATTTCATAAAATCACTTTGTCAAAAGGTACTTTCCTAAATGCAATTTTTGAATGCAAATGCAATAAACCCAACAGAATTgcattaaaaaaaattgtatgcATGAGTCACTTTAGGCAGATTCATAGCTTTTGCTTGCATTTGTAGTTGGCAAAAAATTATGCATTTTTCCATAATTATCAAGTTCAGTAAttacatttaaaaattttataaaaaagagaagaaaaaattgCATCCTAATAGTAATCACTTTACCATTAGACGCAGTTGTTTAGCCGCAGAAGCAACTGCCTCTTGTTGATTAGGATCCATAGTTTTATATCCTTGCAGTAGCCTGGTATACATAGTTGGAACCTGAAAATCCACAATGCACATGAAATAGATAAGCAAAAGACAGATTCTGAATCAGACCTACCACAAACACATTTTAATTCACATGagttcattgattttttttttttttaagaagagaTTAAAATAAAGTTAGACACTCTTACGTGAAGAAACTATACATTCTGTTGAAGGGAAATTTTTACCTCACATTTTGTTCACATACAGAATTTCACAAGTTTCCTTAGGCCCTTTTGGTTGCTAAAGATATAGTACTGAAGATGTTCGCACTGAAGATATGACCTCATAGTACAAATCGATTGTTTCGGGTTGCAGGCCAAAACATTACAATCAACAATATGATACTTAATTTCTGAAGTTCATCTACATGCCCTATCGTGTCATTAAGTCAAAATTACAACAGAATATAGGCCCAAGAACTTATTGCTCTTAAACAGCAGTAACTATTTCATCCTTAGCATTGTTTTACCTTAACTTCAATCAAATTTTGTTGTTCTCAGTAAAATTTGATCCATCTAGTATATTAATTCTGACAATTTTCCAAGAACTTGAGAAATGTAACATTTTTTTAATCATATTCTTCAAAATATATGATTAGTTATGTACCCTTACCCCTGTAAAGACAGTAATTGCATCTTCTGCTGTGTTTCCATCTTTAGGGTATGAATCACACCATCTTTGCCACACACCTCGGACACTAAATTTTGGCATGAACTCAACCTGTAAATAGGAAAATAATACAAAAAGCATTTTAACAAGATAAGATGATCAACACACATTTTTGAACCTAGATTTCCAAAGAAAGAAGCTAGCATCCATTACAAAGAGTTGTCACCAATCTTCATCATTACATCTAGTGTCTTGATTATATTGTGCTAGATAAGACTACAGTTGAGCTATAGAAATGCTGGAATTGAATGAAATGCAGAATATAGTGACCGTCGTAATGACAGAAAGGATTTTCAAGTTGACACCTACCACTGATCCTGCATAAAGAGGTGCAAATAAAGCATTGAAGAGACCGTGCACATGTAAACTAAAGGTTAAGGAAGAAACAGAACGGTGAGCATGAATGAACATGGTATACTCATCCAGTAATTTGATGCACTAGGGATATTAAGGAAATCATAAAGAAAACATGTGTTTGATGCTTCTGCGTACAAGACTAAACTGGAATTTGAAGAACAAAATTTTCAAACCAAGTTTCATATTATAACAGAAAGTAGACAAAAATTTGGATATGGTGTAATGGCAGACAATGCAGAAAGTGATCATGGCATGTATACTCCCAAGCTTCAGTCAGAATTTGGACCTGGCAAAAAATCCAAAAGGAAACAGTTAGTTTTGTCATGTCATAGAAATGGAAGGGTAGATCATAACTGCCCATACAACAGTCACTTCATTAAACTAGTTCAGTAAAtcgtaagaaaaaaaaatacttctaGAAAGAGCTGCTCACAACAGAAAGAAATAATAGCCACTAAAAGTATTGGTACTATGtttgaaatagaaaaataataatagacaAGAGGTAAAGTTGTGAATGGTGAGCCAGTACCAATGCTATGGCGTGTAGTGTAAAACTTAGACTCTACAAGCAAATTTGTGAAGAAACTTCATTTAGTGAAGTTGATGTGAAAAAATGGATCTTTTTCTAATATTCCAGATAGGTCAATCACAAACATGTCCTGCTGCTTTTGTTGTGGTGAGGAGCCTAAAAAGTGTCCATGGAAATTATGAGTAAACCAAGAAAGGGGGGAAGAGACCAAAATAATCAAGGTAAAACATAAACATTATTTAGCCCATGAAGTAGAATTACTGAAGCCACAAAAATGAATTAAGATCACAAATAACACATCAACAGATAATATCAAAAGGCAATGGAACTATAGATGTTTACTACTAAAAAAAGAAACAATCAGTCGTTTAATATACAGGAGTGAAGTATTCATATATCATACTCAGAATTCAGAATTGTTGTACTTAACTAAACTCTGTAGTTAGTAAAAATGCACTCTCTATTACTTCCTCCTAACAAAATAAAACCAGCTATTCAGCTTCATGACTTGTATATGCCACATTTATATCTAACAATTGAATTCCTTAAAAATCAGAACTAAACTTTTCAGAAAGCAGTTATACAAAAAGCAATTTTCTTACTTGAGAAATTATGTTGTTGTGAGTGTGGGCAACACCTTTAGGTTTACCAGTTGTACCACTTGTATAAAGAATCAAAGCAGGATCATCTCCTGTGAAATAAGAGTCAAGTGAACATGGAGAATTAAGAGCAAGTCTCAGAAGCTATCTACAACAGATGTTTGATAACATCTATAGATGTGGGGTCCATAAGAAAATTATTAGTAAGCATATCAGGGATTATCTAAAAGAATATGAAAAAAGGCAACACAGACACACAAACACACAGATGACTACTTCATCATGATgaagacaaataaaagaaaaggacaGACAGCAAGAAATTGATTACCTTTCAGCAAGCTTGAATCCTCAATTTTCCTGATCAAGTCAGCAACCAAATTAGCAGCCGTTTCCCCTGAATATTTATTCAAAATATCTCTTGATGACATACTGGCAAGTGTTGGAAGTAGAGAAAGTTTAGCAGAGCATTTAGCAGCCACATTCTCCATGATTCCTTGATGGTCTTGAGTGCTCAATATCATTGATATGTCCTGAAAAAGAGAACAAATTAAAATTCTTATGGTAGCATCAATATGCAAAAAGGTAttcaaagaaaaggagagaagttGAGGGAGACAGAGAAGAGATTGTGAGATTAACATGTAGTTCACCTACATTAGAAGAAATTTGCACGAAGTCACTCAAGAAAAAGGAGTACTCTAAGATTTTAGGTCACTTGAGGTTTTGAGCATAATTAGGCCAAATTTTAGCAGACAATTCTTCTTCATTAATGTTACTAATATCAAACTATTGCACTACCATCACAGATTCACAGCCCTACAATTTGGAAGTCAGATGTCATGTAACCAAGATGTCCATCataaaatacaaattaaatattatttatttatagtgTAGAAGACGCTCACTAAATTATGTAAAAAAATTCTAGAATTTCCAGAAAAAGTGGTCGACATACAACAGAAAAAACAGACTCAAATACAGGTTAACAGGAGAAATAAAACAGATATGATGGCTTCTCTTCTAACATGAATATATGTACAATCTCAAATCATATTCAAATGAACAGATAAATGAACTTTCATTGAACTTATTGTTTCTTCCAACCTTTGGCAGAtaggaaattttcaaaaaaaaaagttaaccAGGTGATAATTCAAATGTACAAACAGAAGGGGTATGGTACATACTGAATCATTCATGACATGCAAAAGCTCTGATTCCGGATAGCTGAGTGCAAGAGGAACTGCCACTCCTCCACTAAGCCATGTACCAAAGATTGCTGCAACAAATTCAGCAGAAGGTTTAGCCACAATCCCCACCCGGCCACCATTAAGATCCCTTGGACCATTAACAAATCCAATTGATTTTGCGCACTCTTCTTTTGCCTAAATCAATCGTTAAACTTAAGCAAATATATTGTAGAACAAGAACCAGAAATTCAAATacattttatatcaattaaaaggACCCAGTACCCATTGGCTTTCATCTATGTCAGGAGACAAAATAGAAACCTTAATGATTTATACAAGCATAGGTGCAATCCATCACAAGACACTTACATTTATGGTGCCTGCGCCAAGCAATAAGTCTGAGATGTTTAAAGCAGAATCAATGAGTTGAACATGGGTATAGTTTTTCTGCTCAGCCCTTATAGCAACACGTTCTTCGGTTGTAGAGACATGAGCAAGAATTGCTTTAACAGCCTCCATCAACGTACTAGACGATCTAGTAGTTTGAACTACACATAAGACAACACAAATTTTAGAAGTTACAACATATAAGAAGACATGCATATTTCATCTGGTTAGTAAAGTTGATGATTAATTGACTCAAAGGTACCTTCACATATGATAAGAGTAATGAATAAGATACGGCAAATATTGTGTAAAGCACTCTGGTgtagaagaaaactaaactgaaactggaccagttgagaattttttttagatCAGTTTGATGATTTCActcactattatttttttttaaaaaaaaaagcgcTTCTTTTTACTGATTTACGACTTATAAATTATTCAATTGTTTACATATTTCTTTAGCAGCTCTAACTTTGTCTGATTAGATATAAAGATTCAATAACAATTGCAATGcataaaaattaaaccaaaagcTCCATCTCCAACCAGATAGGATCATGCAAACTATGCAAAATGAAACATCAACCTAATCAAGACGAAAGAAGTTCAGTGAGTGCGTGAGAGAGAGATCACCAAAGAACAAGCAAGATTGGGAGTACAACGGCAAGAGGTTTCTAGATAGCAACGAAAGTGCGAATGgtggaaggaagaagagagacatGGTTGTGAGCTTTGAATGAGCTCGTGCAGCAACTACAAGTTTAGCACTTGCAGTGATCGTCCATCCAAAATTGTCTACTAACTAAATGGTGTAAACCTTCAACAACGAAGTTTTGGTAGCAACTAACACAAAAGCTGGCAGTAATCGTCCAACCACTTACTGAACGTATGCTGTAAGCTTATGACAAAGAAGTTTCTCTAGAGgactaatattttcttttctCCAACTTGCATAATCGAGAATCAGAATAATCAAATTGTATATCTCGGAATCTCAACCATTTAAGGATTTcgctttctctttttttttttttttttgttaaaaaaaaagttcTTTTACTGGAGCGCGACATAAAGTCACAAAGTATCACGTAAAAAGGCAAATTGTAAAATGCCTCGTTGGCTGTTCCGACTGTGATTGAATATTTGATAAGGCACGTCAACAAAAATCCCAATTTCTAAAACAccaacaaataaatcattaacTCCATCCTCAAAAGGACAAAGATCGCCAACGGACGAGAGACGAAACATCCAACAGCGCCGACCCTAATCAGAATCGAGAAGCCCGCACAGCCCTTAAACGGTTCTTGAAAGGCAAAACCGCAAAACTGATCAAATGAGTGTGCGCACCGGAGAAGAGGCGAGACCGGGCGAGCCAAGGTGAAGCGATTCTAGGTCGCAAGGCGAGCGAGACGACGCGGCGAAAAGGGAGACGAGATACACGGTCAGAAGCCAAGGACAAAAGGCATCCCAGCGAAGCAGGAACAATAATCGTCCATCCACCTACTTCTCCACCCATTTATTCACCGAAAAAACCAGTCCCATCCGGTGAAGGTCGCACACCGCATTCAAAGTTAAAACCGCCGGAAATAAGAAAATGACAAAAGAAATCAATAAAAAAAGAACACGAAGGGCGGTCTTCATCTACTTGCCGCTTGTGTGACACGTCAGGCTCCATCTTGGCAAGGTTCTTAGGCCATCTGCAACGAGTCCAGATCCTCTGCGCCCGCCTCCCGTGCGCCCTCTGCGCCCGTCGCTACGCGACAAAAAATCCACGCACTAAGCACGTGCGTTTCTCCGCTCCAGTAATAAAACCCAGCTCCAACGCACACATATCGCTTCCTGCTgatcgatctgttgaccgatcagcaagaatgttgatcggtcagcagaccgatcggcAGGAATGCCGATCGGTCTTGCTGACCGATCAGCATTCCAGCAGGAAGTTAttaactttttttaattttttttctttttttgtttaaaaaaaataaaataataaataaaaatgtttctaatacatataATAATTATACAAGTCCAATATACTTCGATCCATATTAATcctaataaaaaatagtaaatacTAATGTTATATTTTTGTAATATTAGGATAATTAGTAGGCATTAACGATCAGTCGGCTGAAAAAGCCCGCTTCTCCTCTCTGCTTCTTCTCCAGCCGACGACGGAGCTCTCTTCGCTTCTCCAGCTGAAGACGGAGCTCCCTACGACCGCAGGACCTCGCGAACCCTAGCTCTCCGCCGATTCCCTCTACGCCCTCTGCGCCCGCTGCCCCGTGTGCCCTCTTCGCCCGGAGGTAACAAAGATTGCATCATAACGAATTATGAATTTTAGTTGGCCTTGATATTTGGGTGGCTACATTGATGTTTCAATAACTTCCTTATCATTTCTAATTTTGTAAATGTCACAGAAAAATCCTGTGCTCAACCATGTTACTAAAATCCTAGATATTGGTTTTGTATCTAAGGACATGCTTGATCCTTATGTTGGAGTAGGAAACCTCATTATTTCTCTGTTTATCTTACTTGCTCATGCAAACTGGAACCTAAAATTTTAAGTTGAACTAATGGTAAATTACTGCTTCAAATCTTGAATTTTTTTGCTAATTGGCCGCAGCCTCGCGCTCTGTGAATGAAACCTGTTGTGATTACTGAAAGCACAGCACTTTACAGTATATGGTCCATTGTTCTGGATCAGCTTGAAGTGCTTGCACATTTTCAGGATTTTCTGTGACATTTTTTCACATGTTAAGTTTCCTAGAAAGTtgttcattgctatttgttaataaTAAAACTGATATTACTTAATACTGATTGTAGAACAGATCAGAAGTATCCTCTGAAAGGTGTTCTTGTTAAGTCATGGAGGGCGAATCTACGAGTTGTCGTAGGTTGAATTTTGATGAGT
Coding sequences within it:
- the LOC122015109 gene encoding probable CoA ligase CCL8, coding for MGGEVGGWTIIVPASLGCLLSLASDRVSRLPFRRVVSLALRPRIASPWLARSRLFSVQTTRSSSTLMEAVKAILAHVSTTEERVAIRAEQKNYTHVQLIDSALNISDLLLGAGTINAKEECAKSIGFVNGPRDLNGGRVGIVAKPSAEFVAAIFGTWLSGGVAVPLALSYPESELLHVMNDSDISMILSTQDHQGIMENVAAKCSAKLSLLPTLASMSSRDILNKYSGETAANLVADLIRKIEDSSLLKGDDPALILYTSGTTGKPKGVAHTHNNIISQVQILTEAWEYTCHDHFLHCLPLHHVHGLFNALFAPLYAGSVVEFMPKFSVRGVWQRWCDSYPKDGNTAEDAITVFTGVPTMYTRLLQGYKTMDPNQQEAVASAAKQLRLMMCGSSALPYPVMKQWEDITGHRLLERYGMTEFVMALSNPLHGARKAGTVGKPLPRVEVKILAEDGRPVGAKGVGELCVRSPSMFKEYWKKPEATKDSFIDDGFFKTGDTVRVDEDGYYIILGRTNADIMKVGGYKLSALEIEAVLLEHGAVLECCVLGLPDEDYGEVVSAVIVPHTDAKRSTEQELEPIITLEDLRNWAKEKLAPYKLPTKLFLWDSLPRNAMGKVNKKEIRKLLEQEP